In Oryza sativa Japonica Group chromosome 2, ASM3414082v1, the following are encoded in one genomic region:
- the LOC4328747 gene encoding uncharacterized protein, producing MASGRGGIPGPSRALLVLLLPALLMLLAFSTSSSAAASSPGAMHNNNWAVLVCTSRFWFNYRHMANTLSLYRTVKRLGIPDERIILMLADDMACNPRNNYPAQVFNNENHQLNLYGDNVEVDYRGYEVTVENFLRVLTGRHESAVPRSKRLLSDEGSHILLYMTGHGGDEFLKFQDSEELQSHDLADAVKQMKEKHRFKELLIMVDTCQAATLFSQLQSPGVLTIGSSMKGENSYSHHLDSDIGVSVVDRFTFYTLAFFEKLNMYSNASLNSLFNSYNPSMLLSTAYYRMDLYERPLNEVPVTNFFGSVMNTIHTDSAYSGFLAADDIGTIPSTGDNLLNHAVLQNKASQRRSNIEEVKEAQVRSHGWTDVLLEQLDVKNADTIVMYGLGTMGILLAISTWLSM from the exons ATGGCGTCCGGCCGCGGCGGGATCCCCGGGCCCTCTCGcgccctcctcgtcctcctcctcccggcgtTGCTGATGCTCCTggccttctccacctcctcctccgcggcggcgtcgtcgccgggcGCGATGCACAACAACAACTGGGCCGTGCTCGTCTGCACCTCACGCTTCTG GTTTAATTATCGACATATGGCAAATACTCTGTCTCTGTACAG GACAGTTAAGAGATTAGGAATACCCGACGAGCGGATCATACTTATGTTGGCGGATGATATGGCTTGTAACCCTAGGAATAACTATCCTGCCCAAGTGTTCAATAATGAGAACCACCAGCTTAATCTATATGGTGACAACGTTGAG GTTGATTACCGAGGTTATGAGGTGACAGTTGAAAACTTTTTGAGAGTTTTGACTGGAAGACATGAAAGTGCTGTACCAAGATCAAAGCGTCTTTTAAGTGATGAAGGAAGCCATATTCTCTTGTATATGACAGGACATGGTGGGGATGAGTTTTTGAAGTTCCAAGATTCTGAAGAACTTCAGAGCCATGATTTAGCAGATGCAGTAAAGCAAATGAAGGAGAAGCATAG ATTTAAAGAGTTGTTGATAATGGTAGATACATGCCAAGCTGCCACTCTCTTTTCACAG CTTCAATCACCTGGTGTTTTAACGATTGGTAGCAGCATGAAGGGTGAAAACTCTTATTCTCATCATCTTGATTCAGAC ATTGGTGTTTCTGTTGTGGATAGGTTTACCTTTTATACACTTGCTTTCTTTGAGAAACTCAACATGTATAGCAATGCCTCATTGAACAG TCTTTTCAACTCCTATAATCCTTCTATGCTGTTGTCGACTGCGTATTATCGGATGGATCTTTATGAACGGCCATTAAATGAG GTCCCTGTGACAAATTTCTTTGGATCAGTCATGAATACTATCCACACAGATTCTGCCTACTCAGGCTTCTTAGCTGCAGATGATATTGGAACCATCCCATCCACTGGAGATAATCTACTGAACCATGCTGTGTTACAGAATAAGGCTAGCCAAAGAAGATCAAACATTGAAGAAGTGAAA GAAGCACAAGTAAGGTCCCATGGGTGGACAGATGTTCTGCTGGAACAGCTTGATGTCAAGAATGCTGACACTATTGTCATGTATGGTCTGGGAACAATGGGTATACTGTTAGCAATTTCAACCTGGTTATCAATGTAG